One genomic region from Blastococcus sp. Marseille-P5729 encodes:
- a CDS encoding putative quinol monooxygenase yields MSTVIFVEYTPKEGKKDELLAALQNGAASVHAEAGCEKYAFHTTKDKVYLIESWATKEELAAHGEGEPLKALREATADLLAEPAKLTFLRPAPSGDPAKGQLV; encoded by the coding sequence ATGTCGACTGTCATCTTCGTCGAGTACACACCCAAGGAAGGGAAGAAGGACGAACTGCTCGCCGCACTACAGAACGGCGCTGCCTCCGTTCACGCCGAGGCGGGGTGCGAGAAGTACGCCTTCCATACGACCAAGGACAAGGTCTACCTGATCGAGTCCTGGGCCACCAAGGAGGAACTCGCAGCACACGGTGAGGGCGAACCGCTCAAGGCGCTCAGGGAAGCCACCGCAGACCTGCTCGCAGAGCCGGCCAAGCTCACCTTCTTGCGTCCTGCGCCGTCCGGCGATCCGGCCAAGGGCCAGCTGGTCTAG